The Methanobacterium sp. genome includes the window AGGTGATGTAGCAAAATTAAACATAACCAATCTTCAAAATGCAAATATAACTGATGTATTTGTAAACGTGTTCGGAACAACATCTCCCACATATCAGAATGTGCTTAACAGCCTCATTAATAAATTGAACGGTACTGGAATAAGGATCCATGCGTGGATAACCTGTTTTAAGAACGCAAATGGTTGGGTTGATCCGCAGGGAAAATACAGTTACCAGGTACAGGTCCCCTATAAGGTATGGTATAAAGGCTGGTACAGTAAACCATACACAGTAAGAGTCAGAGAAAGGCATAGAATCAGGTTTTTTAGTAGAGGAAAATGGAGAGTTAAGTGGACCACCCGATGGACTCATAAGACCCGTTACAGAAGAACATATGGATGGACATATCGCTGGGCTCATCGACAGGAAACACATTATGGCTATGATAAGACACGTACTAACCAGTTAATCAATTTTATCTCCAGTGTGACAAAAGAATATTCAGGACATATACATGGAATACACCTTGACTACGTTCGATATTCAGGTGTAGGAGATAATGCAGCTTACAAACACGGTGGAACAGATGTAATCACCGGATTTGTAAAGGATGTTTACAATTCAGTAAAAGCTATAAACAATTCAGTTAAAGTTTCAGCAGCATTAATGCCCGAAGGAAGCGCAAATGCAAAATATTATGGACAGGACTACAGCAGGCTTTCACAGTACCTTGATTTCCTGGTTCCAATGATTTATAAAGGAAACTATGGATATACCAGTTCAACCGGTACCAATAGCAAAGGCCAAAACGGTGCAGAATGGATCACAAATACTACAAGATATATCGTTGAACATTCAAATGGAAAACCAGTAGTAGCAGGTCTTCAAACATACCGTTCAGACTGGAATGTAAGTGCAATACCTGCAAATGAATTACTAAAAGACATAGATGCAGCATGGCAGGGCGGGTCTTCAGGATTCGTGCTTTTCAGATATGGTCTAATTGACAGTGCATTTTTTAATAGTTCAGTAAATCCAGGTAATTATCCACTAATATTTACCTTAAATGAACTTGAAGATGCAGCTTCAAGAGTTAGTTCATTTATTGAAACAAACAGGAGATTGCCCGCGTACGTAAATATTTCTGGAACTTCAATAACAATTCCACAGCTCTTAGAAATGCTTACAACAAGCATACTGCAAATAAATAGAGGAACAACAACGCCAGTATCCTTAAAAAATATTGACAATCCTACTAACAGCAGTGTAAACAATACTGTACATGGAAATATTCAGCTATCAGAGTACATTGAAATGGCCCGGGGAATAAACTCGTTTATAAACACAGAAAACAGAGCACCAAACTTTGCGGGAAGTTCATTAGGAAACATAGGCTATAACTCTTTAGTTTACATGTTTTCCAGAATATTGAACTTTCACAGGGAAAATGAAAGGTTACCAAACTTTGTTACAGTAGATTCATCTATATTTATAAATTCTGAATCAATACCATCAAAACTACAGCAGTATCTACAGGAGACAAAAAACTGTCAGGTAAACGACCCAAAAATCAAATCGTTAGCAGCTTCAATAACAAATGGCAAAACATCAGCCTACGACAAATCAGTTGCAATCTTCAACTGGGTCAAAGATAAGATAAGCTATTCATTCTACCGTAATACTCAGCGTGGTGCAGTAAGAACATTGAATGATAGAACAGGGAACTGTGTAGACCAAACCCATCTTTTAATTGCTCTTTCAAGAGCTGCAGGCATTCCTGCAAAATATATGCACGGGACCTGTACATTTTTTACAAGCGGTAACACCTACGGACATGTGTGGGCTGAAGTTTGGGTGAATGATCGATGGTACAGTGCAGATACTACAAGTTCCAGAAACACGTTTGGCGTAATAAACAACTGGAATACAAAAACAGTCGTTATGAAAGGTGAACATGCATCGCTACCTTTCTGATGGCTAATATTTCTTTTTTTCTTTTTTTAGAGGTTTTGATTAGGTGTTGACTTCATTTTGTAGCAGGAATCTTCTATTTTTCTGTATTTTCTTTTTACCTGTTCTGAAATTTTTCAAATTCAAAATTCTAAAACACCCAGAATACCAAAATTTAAGTAAAATTGAGCCAATATATTATATGATAAACTGGAATATTTTTACTATTTACAGGTGGTGAACAATGTCTGAGTTTTTATCTGGAGAAGATGTTTCTATAGTCCTGTGTGGAGAAGCAGGTCAGGGCATTCAAACTGTTGAAGCTATACTGGTGCAGGCAGTTAAACTTGGAGGATACAACGTATTTTCCTCAAAAGAATACATGTCTCGAATAAGAGGAGGTGAAAACTCCACTCAAATACGTGTTTCTTCAAAAAGAATAAGTGCATATGTTGATAGAATCGATATACTGGTTGCAATAAGTAAAGGAGCAATAGATCACCTGAAAAAGAGAATATCTGAAAACACCATCATAATAGGGGATGAAGACACCCTGAAAGATGTTGTAAGGCCAGATGTGATTAAAATTCCATTCTTAAAAATTGCAAAAAACATTGGGGGCCCTATATACGCCAATATAATCGCTGCTGGCGTGCTTTCAAG containing:
- a CDS encoding transglutaminase domain-containing protein, with product MDPEAIFITKKLLLAVLIVFSTGILCSSNLYATNETQIVNVTNLTPEQTSIETSNYTTSTVGTSQPAAGDSSSSQTEINNSTNSTETSQQAAGDSSGSQTEINNSTNSTETSQQAAGDSSGSHIRGVWLHAGDVAKLNITNLQNANITDVFVNVFGTTSPTYQNVLNSLINKLNGTGIRIHAWITCFKNANGWVDPQGKYSYQVQVPYKVWYKGWYSKPYTVRVRERHRIRFFSRGKWRVKWTTRWTHKTRYRRTYGWTYRWAHRQETHYGYDKTRTNQLINFISSVTKEYSGHIHGIHLDYVRYSGVGDNAAYKHGGTDVITGFVKDVYNSVKAINNSVKVSAALMPEGSANAKYYGQDYSRLSQYLDFLVPMIYKGNYGYTSSTGTNSKGQNGAEWITNTTRYIVEHSNGKPVVAGLQTYRSDWNVSAIPANELLKDIDAAWQGGSSGFVLFRYGLIDSAFFNSSVNPGNYPLIFTLNELEDAASRVSSFIETNRRLPAYVNISGTSITIPQLLEMLTTSILQINRGTTTPVSLKNIDNPTNSSVNNTVHGNIQLSEYIEMARGINSFINTENRAPNFAGSSLGNIGYNSLVYMFSRILNFHRENERLPNFVTVDSSIFINSESIPSKLQQYLQETKNCQVNDPKIKSLAASITNGKTSAYDKSVAIFNWVKDKISYSFYRNTQRGAVRTLNDRTGNCVDQTHLLIALSRAAGIPAKYMHGTCTFFTSGNTYGHVWAEVWVNDRWYSADTTSSRNTFGVINNWNTKTVVMKGEHASLPF